Proteins found in one Saccharopolyspora phatthalungensis genomic segment:
- the add gene encoding adenosine deaminase: MSDLDDFLLKLPKIELHLHIEGTLEPELRFRLAERNNIELPYSSAAELRASYDFDDLPSFLTGYYDGMRVLRTEQDFYDLAWAYFEKAAGQNVRYTEIFFDPQAHTGRGVAFDTVIRGLRRAQLDGRRLLHLHVQLIMCFLRDYQPEFAMATLLESLPYREWIVGVGLDSDERGNPPRKFAEVFHRAREEGYLLTMHCDVDQENTTEHIRQCLHEIEVDRIDHGVNILTDPELLAEARRRRIGLTACPISNGWVSDGLKAPEIKRLLDAGLKVTVNSDDPAYFGGYVSENLAAVQRALELTRHDLVRLQRNAVESCWAPPAVKDRISAELDRLC, from the coding sequence GTGAGCGACCTGGACGATTTCCTCCTGAAGTTGCCGAAGATCGAACTGCACCTGCACATCGAGGGCACCCTCGAACCAGAGCTGAGGTTTCGGCTCGCCGAGCGCAACAACATCGAACTGCCGTACTCCAGTGCGGCCGAACTGCGGGCGAGCTACGACTTCGACGATCTGCCGTCCTTCCTCACCGGCTACTACGACGGCATGCGGGTCCTGCGCACCGAGCAGGACTTTTACGACCTCGCCTGGGCGTACTTCGAGAAGGCCGCGGGGCAGAACGTGCGCTACACCGAGATCTTCTTCGACCCGCAGGCGCACACCGGCCGAGGCGTCGCGTTCGACACCGTCATTCGCGGGCTGCGCCGCGCGCAACTCGATGGGCGTCGACTCCTGCACCTGCATGTGCAGCTGATCATGTGCTTCTTGCGGGATTACCAACCCGAGTTCGCGATGGCCACTCTGCTGGAATCGCTGCCGTACCGGGAGTGGATCGTCGGCGTGGGGCTGGACTCCGACGAGCGGGGCAATCCGCCGCGCAAGTTCGCCGAGGTGTTCCACCGCGCCCGCGAGGAGGGCTACCTGCTGACCATGCACTGCGACGTGGACCAGGAGAACACCACCGAGCACATCCGCCAGTGCCTGCATGAGATCGAGGTGGACCGCATCGACCACGGCGTGAACATCCTGACGGACCCGGAGCTACTGGCGGAGGCACGGCGGCGCCGCATCGGGCTCACCGCGTGCCCGATCTCCAACGGCTGGGTGAGCGACGGCCTGAAGGCCCCGGAGATCAAGCGACTCCTCGACGCCGGGCTGAAGGTCACCGTCAACTCCGACGATCCCGCCTACTTCGGCGGCTACGTAAGCGAAAATCTCGCCGCCGTGCAACGGGCCCTCGAACTGACCCGGCACGACCTCGTCCGGCTACAGCGCAACGCCGTCGAGTCCTGCTGGGCGCCGCCGGCGGTCAAAGACCGGATCAGCGCCGAACTGGACCGGTTGTGCTGA
- a CDS encoding SAM-dependent methyltransferase, translated as MTDPRGPLERLLDSGLGVPPEFVDINTEEVSIARVYDYLLGGKDNFAVDRAACEAMIEVVPETPLLARAKRYFLRQAVRYLVGEAGIRQIIDIGSGLPTAGNVHEIAQEIAPEARVVYVDNDPIVLAYGRALLADDTATTVLNGDLREPDTIFDHPETERFIDFTEPFAVLLSGILMHLEDEDNPEDVAASIRDRLPSGGYLLVSNTCDTGEPRARELARVFAEHGMGSRCFRGWDEQIRYFADLDLVDPGLVPNNEWRPGNDVPDPGNSAHKLHIGGLGRKP; from the coding sequence GTGACTGATCCCAGGGGGCCGCTGGAGCGACTGCTCGACTCCGGGCTTGGTGTGCCTCCCGAGTTCGTCGACATCAACACCGAGGAGGTCTCGATCGCCCGGGTCTACGACTACCTCCTGGGTGGCAAGGACAACTTCGCGGTGGATCGTGCGGCGTGCGAGGCCATGATCGAGGTGGTCCCGGAGACGCCGCTGCTGGCGCGGGCGAAAAGGTACTTCCTCCGCCAAGCCGTGCGGTACTTGGTGGGCGAGGCCGGGATCCGGCAGATCATCGACATCGGGTCGGGACTTCCCACCGCCGGGAACGTGCACGAAATCGCGCAAGAAATCGCCCCCGAGGCCCGCGTGGTCTACGTGGACAACGACCCGATCGTGCTCGCCTACGGGCGGGCACTGCTGGCCGACGATACCGCCACGACTGTGCTCAACGGGGATCTGCGCGAACCGGATACGATCTTCGACCATCCGGAAACCGAGCGGTTCATCGACTTCACCGAGCCGTTCGCGGTGCTGTTAAGCGGCATCCTCATGCACCTCGAAGACGAGGACAATCCCGAGGACGTGGCCGCCAGCATTCGCGATCGGCTCCCCAGCGGCGGCTACCTGCTGGTGTCGAACACGTGCGACACCGGCGAGCCGCGCGCCCGCGAACTGGCCCGCGTCTTCGCCGAGCACGGCATGGGAAGCCGCTGCTTCCGCGGGTGGGATGAGCAGATCCGCTACTTCGCCGACCTCGACCTGGTCGACCCCGGACTCGTGCCGAACAACGAATGGCGGCCCGGGAACGACGTCCCCGATCCGGGCAACTCCGCGCACAAGTTGCACATCGGCGGTCTCGGCAGAAAGCCCTAG
- the gndA gene encoding NADP-dependent phosphogluconate dehydrogenase, whose protein sequence is MSTSAQIGVTGLAVMGRNLARNFARNGYSVAVHNRTPSKTRALIDEFGHEGDFIATETAADFVAALERPRRLVIMVKAGDPTDAVIQEFAPLLEPGDMIIDGGNAHFADTRRRERELREQDIHFVGTGISGGEEGALHGPSIMPGGSGQSYASLGPMLEKIAAKAADATPCVTHVGPDGAGHFVKMVHNGIEYADMQLIAEAYQLLRDVAGYSPAQIAEIFRTWNTGRLDSYLIEITAEVLSHIDAATGKPFVDVVQDQAEQKGTGRWTVQIALELGVPVSGIAEAVFARSLSGHTALREASRGLAGPTAKPLGESESAAFADQVEQALYASKIVSYTQGFHEIAAGSAEYDWNIDLGAIASIWRGGCIIRAAFLDRIRAAYDARPDLPSLLSDETFAQEIAAAQEDWRAVLVAATNQGVPTPGFAAALAYYDALRAERLPAALTQGQRDYFGAHTYRRTDREGSFHTLWGADRSEVPA, encoded by the coding sequence ATGAGCACGTCAGCCCAGATCGGCGTTACCGGGCTCGCGGTCATGGGCCGCAACCTCGCCCGCAACTTCGCGCGCAACGGCTACTCGGTCGCCGTGCACAACCGCACCCCGTCGAAGACCCGGGCCCTCATCGATGAGTTCGGCCACGAAGGCGACTTCATCGCGACCGAGACCGCCGCGGACTTCGTCGCCGCACTCGAACGCCCCCGCCGCCTCGTCATCATGGTCAAGGCTGGCGACCCCACGGACGCGGTGATCCAGGAGTTCGCCCCGCTGCTGGAGCCGGGCGACATGATCATCGACGGCGGCAACGCGCACTTCGCCGACACCCGACGCCGCGAACGCGAACTGCGCGAGCAGGACATCCACTTCGTCGGCACGGGCATTTCCGGCGGCGAGGAGGGCGCGCTGCACGGGCCCAGCATCATGCCAGGCGGCTCCGGACAGTCCTACGCCTCACTCGGACCGATGCTGGAGAAGATCGCGGCCAAGGCGGCCGACGCCACGCCCTGCGTGACACACGTCGGCCCGGACGGCGCGGGCCACTTCGTGAAGATGGTGCACAACGGCATCGAATACGCGGACATGCAGCTGATCGCCGAGGCCTACCAACTACTGCGCGATGTCGCGGGCTACTCCCCCGCCCAGATCGCCGAGATCTTCCGCACCTGGAACACCGGCCGCCTCGACTCCTACCTGATCGAGATCACCGCCGAGGTCCTGTCCCACATCGACGCCGCGACCGGCAAACCGTTCGTGGACGTGGTCCAGGACCAGGCCGAGCAGAAGGGCACCGGCCGCTGGACCGTGCAAATCGCCCTCGAACTGGGCGTGCCGGTCTCCGGCATCGCCGAAGCGGTGTTCGCCCGCTCCCTGTCGGGCCACACCGCGCTGCGCGAAGCGTCCCGAGGACTCGCCGGGCCCACGGCCAAGCCGCTGGGCGAGTCCGAGTCGGCCGCGTTCGCCGACCAAGTGGAGCAGGCACTCTACGCCTCCAAGATCGTGTCGTACACGCAGGGATTCCACGAGATCGCCGCGGGTAGCGCCGAGTACGACTGGAACATCGACCTGGGCGCGATCGCCTCGATCTGGCGCGGCGGCTGCATCATCCGCGCCGCGTTCCTGGATCGCATCCGCGCCGCCTACGACGCCCGGCCCGACCTGCCGAGCCTGCTGTCCGACGAGACGTTCGCCCAGGAGATCGCGGCGGCCCAGGAGGACTGGCGGGCCGTGCTGGTCGCGGCCACCAACCAGGGCGTGCCCACGCCGGGCTTCGCCGCAGCCCTGGCGTACTACGACGCGCTGCGCGCGGAGCGGCTGCCCGCCGCGCTCACCCAGGGACAGCGAGACTACTTCGGCGCCCACACCTACCGGCGCACCGACCGCGAGGGCTCGTTCCACACCCTGTGGGGCGCAGACCGCTCCGAGGTGCCGGCGTAG
- a CDS encoding cupin domain-containing protein, producing the protein MSGVAEFAQSSLATVVRVEKPWGYEEIFAVVEGRYVGKVLHIRAGESLSMQYHEKKEETIAVQSGLALLDLGPSRTSLVRLELGPGQTASIPSGIVHRITAVSDTVLLEASTADPGWQADIVRLEDRYGRTNTTTP; encoded by the coding sequence GTGAGCGGAGTCGCCGAGTTCGCCCAGTCCAGCCTCGCAACGGTGGTCCGGGTCGAAAAGCCGTGGGGCTACGAGGAGATCTTCGCCGTGGTGGAGGGCCGCTACGTCGGCAAGGTGCTGCACATTCGCGCAGGCGAGTCGCTTTCCATGCAGTACCACGAGAAGAAGGAAGAGACCATCGCCGTCCAGTCCGGTCTCGCACTGCTCGACCTTGGCCCGAGTCGGACGTCCTTGGTCCGGCTGGAGCTCGGTCCCGGCCAAACCGCGAGCATTCCGTCCGGGATCGTGCACCGGATCACGGCGGTGTCCGACACGGTCCTGCTGGAGGCATCCACGGCGGACCCGGGCTGGCAAGCGGACATCGTGCGCCTGGAAGACCGCTACGGCCGGACCAACACGACAACTCCGTGA
- a CDS encoding SDR family NAD(P)-dependent oxidoreductase, which translates to MTGGAQGIGEAIVLGLRNAGARVFICDINPEVGNATAERHGVEFVPADVTDSASVEAAFEHVATAAGSIDVAVNNAGIAHNHASEELSDEDWRRVMSVNLDGVFYCCRAAGRRMLRQEAGSIINTGSMSGHIANRPQPQSAYNAAKAGVIHLTKSLAGEWAGRGVRVNCVSPGYVGTELTKRGMSNEEWRRAWIDGTPMSRVAEPREIAPAVVFLASEASSYCTGTDLVVDGGYTVW; encoded by the coding sequence GTGACCGGCGGCGCGCAGGGCATCGGCGAGGCGATCGTGCTCGGCCTTCGCAACGCCGGGGCCCGGGTATTCATCTGCGACATCAACCCCGAGGTCGGCAATGCCACCGCCGAGCGGCACGGTGTGGAGTTCGTCCCCGCTGACGTCACCGACTCCGCTAGCGTGGAGGCCGCCTTCGAGCACGTCGCGACCGCCGCAGGATCGATCGACGTCGCGGTCAACAATGCCGGTATCGCGCACAACCACGCCAGCGAGGAGCTCTCCGACGAGGACTGGCGCCGCGTGATGTCGGTCAACCTCGACGGCGTCTTCTACTGCTGCCGGGCGGCGGGCCGGCGGATGCTCCGGCAGGAGGCGGGCAGCATCATCAACACCGGCAGTATGAGCGGCCACATCGCCAACCGCCCGCAACCCCAATCCGCCTACAACGCGGCGAAAGCCGGCGTCATCCACCTCACGAAGTCGCTGGCCGGGGAATGGGCCGGCCGCGGCGTGCGGGTCAACTGCGTCTCTCCCGGCTACGTCGGCACCGAGCTGACCAAGCGCGGGATGAGCAACGAGGAGTGGCGCCGGGCCTGGATCGACGGCACCCCGATGAGCCGGGTCGCCGAGCCCCGGGAGATCGCTCCCGCGGTCGTCTTCCTCGCCTCCGAGGCGAGCAGCTACTGCACCGGCACCGACCTCGTCGTCGATGGCGGCTACACCGTCTGGTGA
- a CDS encoding RtcB family protein: MYAAVEGAKVPIRMWAEPHSVEDAALRQLHNVANLPWVHGLAVMPDVHYGKGATVGSVIAMRNAVSPAAVGVDIGCGMSAVRTSLTAADLPDDLGRLRRRIESAVPVGFAMHRTPVKPSRVPGRGGWQEFWSAFGELHPGVQNLQDRARAQIGSLGGGNHFIEVCLEQGGPDADRVWLMLHSGSRGIGNELAKRHIDIARRLPHNADLPDPDLAVFVAGTPEMRAYRRDLFWAQDYAARNRATMLSLVQRALAETVPGTGFDTPISCHHNYVAEENYDGVDLLITRKGAIRAGAGDLGIIPGSMGTGSYIVRGLGNEQSFQSASHGAGRRMSRTKARKTFTSADLATQTAGVECRKDTGVVDEIPAAYKDIESVIAAQTDLVEVVTHLKQVVCVKG; the protein is encoded by the coding sequence ATGTACGCGGCAGTTGAGGGTGCGAAGGTACCGATCCGGATGTGGGCAGAGCCGCACTCGGTGGAAGACGCCGCGCTGCGCCAGTTGCACAACGTCGCCAACCTACCCTGGGTCCACGGCCTGGCCGTGATGCCGGACGTGCACTATGGCAAGGGAGCGACCGTCGGCAGCGTGATCGCCATGCGCAACGCCGTGTCCCCGGCCGCCGTCGGAGTCGACATCGGATGCGGGATGAGCGCGGTGCGTACCTCGCTGACCGCTGCCGACCTGCCGGACGACCTCGGTCGGCTGCGGCGGCGGATCGAATCGGCGGTGCCCGTCGGCTTTGCCATGCACCGCACGCCGGTGAAACCGTCGCGCGTGCCGGGCCGGGGCGGCTGGCAGGAGTTCTGGTCGGCCTTCGGAGAGTTGCATCCGGGCGTGCAGAACTTGCAGGACCGGGCGCGCGCACAGATCGGCAGCCTGGGTGGCGGCAACCATTTCATCGAGGTCTGCCTGGAGCAGGGCGGCCCGGACGCCGACCGCGTGTGGCTGATGCTGCACTCCGGCTCCCGCGGAATCGGCAACGAACTCGCGAAGCGGCACATCGACATCGCGCGACGCCTCCCCCACAACGCGGACCTGCCGGATCCTGATCTCGCGGTGTTCGTCGCGGGCACGCCGGAAATGCGGGCATACCGCCGGGACCTGTTCTGGGCTCAGGACTACGCGGCGCGCAACCGCGCCACGATGCTGAGCCTGGTGCAGCGGGCCCTGGCCGAAACGGTGCCGGGGACCGGGTTCGACACGCCGATCTCGTGCCACCACAACTATGTGGCCGAGGAGAACTACGACGGGGTCGACTTGCTGATCACCCGCAAGGGCGCGATCCGGGCAGGCGCGGGTGATCTCGGCATCATCCCGGGCAGCATGGGCACCGGATCCTACATCGTGCGCGGCCTCGGCAACGAGCAGTCGTTCCAGTCGGCTTCGCACGGCGCCGGTCGGCGCATGTCGCGAACCAAGGCTCGGAAGACGTTCACGTCCGCCGACCTGGCGACGCAGACCGCCGGCGTGGAATGCCGGAAGGACACCGGCGTGGTGGACGAGATCCCGGCCGCCTACAAAGACATCGAATCGGTGATCGCAGCGCAGACCGATCTCGTCGAGGTGGTCACGCATCTGAAGCAGGTCGTGTGCGTCAAGGGATGA
- a CDS encoding LPXTG cell wall anchor domain-containing protein produces MPVGGVPAGGGATAHDDADVSGPLMAAGGAALVALAAGGVYVYRRRRAEARR; encoded by the coding sequence GTGCCTGTGGGCGGTGTCCCGGCCGGTGGCGGAGCGACGGCACATGATGACGCCGACGTTTCCGGCCCGCTGATGGCGGCGGGTGGCGCGGCGCTCGTCGCTCTGGCTGCTGGTGGTGTTTACGTGTACCGGCGCCGGCGTGCCGAGGCCCGGCGCTGA
- a CDS encoding class F sortase, translated as MSIPAIRVTSTLVPLGLTPDGSVEVPPIEKPKQAGWFQPGPGAGEVGPFVVLGHVDSYTEAGVFYRLRDLRIGDRINVGRRDGSRVTYLVDRIDRVAKNRFPTDAVYGNVTRPEIRLITCGGDFDESRRSYEDNVIVFGHLA; from the coding sequence ATCTCGATACCGGCCATTCGAGTGACATCTACTCTCGTGCCCCTGGGCTTAACCCCAGATGGTTCCGTCGAAGTACCGCCGATCGAGAAACCCAAGCAGGCTGGTTGGTTCCAACCCGGTCCGGGCGCGGGCGAGGTCGGCCCCTTCGTCGTGCTGGGCCACGTCGACTCGTACACCGAGGCCGGTGTGTTCTACCGGCTGCGCGACCTCCGCATCGGCGACCGGATCAACGTCGGTCGCAGGGACGGATCACGGGTCACCTATCTGGTCGACCGCATCGACCGGGTCGCCAAGAACCGGTTCCCCACCGACGCCGTGTACGGCAACGTCACTCGCCCCGAGATCAGGCTGATCACGTGCGGCGGGGATTTCGACGAGTCCCGGCGCAGCTACGAGGACAACGTGATCGTGTTCGGCCATCTGGCCTGA
- a CDS encoding class I SAM-dependent methyltransferase produces MNECAAAHVDPSNADQLRAWDGDQGEYWTARAERFNEGVAGYHDQFLAAAAIHDTANVLDIGCGSGQTTRDAARCATAGTALGVDLSSRMIELARGLAERERVANATFHQADAQVYPFPDRYFDVVISRHGAMFFGDPVAAFTNIARATRPGGRVILLTWQAFERNEWMSSFRTALAAGRELPHPPPRGPGPSSLSDPDQVLELLTSAGLGDVRLKSLTEPMYFGRDVDDACQFIAGQFAWMLDGLEAGTRQRALDNLRASMTDHQTDRGVLYDSAAWLIEAGRR; encoded by the coding sequence ATGAACGAGTGCGCCGCAGCGCACGTTGACCCGTCCAACGCCGATCAGCTGCGTGCTTGGGACGGCGATCAAGGCGAGTACTGGACGGCACGCGCCGAACGCTTCAACGAAGGCGTCGCCGGCTACCACGACCAATTTCTCGCCGCAGCAGCGATCCACGACACTGCGAACGTCCTCGACATCGGGTGCGGCAGCGGGCAGACAACCCGAGATGCGGCCCGATGCGCTACTGCGGGCACCGCACTCGGGGTGGACCTGTCCTCCCGCATGATCGAACTCGCACGCGGGCTGGCGGAGCGGGAGCGCGTAGCGAACGCGACGTTCCACCAGGCCGACGCCCAGGTATATCCCTTTCCCGACCGATACTTCGACGTCGTCATCAGCCGGCACGGCGCGATGTTCTTCGGCGACCCCGTGGCCGCGTTTACCAACATCGCTCGTGCCACGCGCCCCGGCGGGCGCGTCATCCTGCTGACCTGGCAGGCGTTTGAACGCAACGAATGGATGAGCTCCTTCCGCACGGCGCTGGCCGCCGGTCGTGAATTGCCCCACCCGCCGCCCAGGGGACCGGGCCCGTCTTCCCTCAGCGACCCCGACCAAGTCCTGGAACTGCTGACCTCCGCCGGGCTCGGTGACGTGCGACTCAAAAGCCTGACCGAGCCGATGTACTTCGGCCGCGACGTCGACGACGCCTGTCAGTTCATTGCCGGCCAGTTCGCCTGGATGCTCGACGGTCTCGAAGCCGGCACCAGACAACGTGCACTCGACAACCTGCGGGCCAGCATGACCGATCACCAGACCGATCGCGGCGTGCTCTACGACTCGGCGGCGTGGCTCATCGAGGCCGGACGTCGCTGA
- a CDS encoding HNH endonuclease signature motif containing protein gives MAPLTDTRDASVEMMSSRSSVVSCSDAELIARIQRCEQSMRVVMMEQLQVIAEADRRGLHAERGARSMQVWLRELLNIDHRDATTRVTVARNVEDRASLYGETMPAELPQTAAALSEGAINLEHARVIVAGIRRLPEYARCHRVGEVEATLAGYARQMPPRELETIAERIRYLLDQDGAYHDEADQHEARELHYATSRDGMTVIKARLDRETGAKFVALIEPLAAPCPQTGGEKDPRSAGQRNADGFAALLDLATDSDGIPRAGGQRPHLTITIDFEDLKRGLGFPDEQGMPGTLNTGRAITAENARRIACDSEVLPMVLNGDGLPLDLGRARRTAPAHLRAALLQRDGSCSFPGCDRPPGTPDAHHVVSWIDGGPTELANMTMLCGHHHRTVHNHRWEIQMREGRPVFIPPPTVDINRRPRPGGKALPAQHRQHLRDLIPTQRDPAGETRRSRPEAAAS, from the coding sequence ATGGCACCGTTGACGGACACCCGGGATGCGAGCGTGGAGATGATGTCTTCACGGTCGTCTGTGGTGTCGTGCTCGGATGCCGAGCTCATCGCCCGGATTCAGCGCTGTGAGCAGAGCATGCGGGTGGTGATGATGGAGCAGTTGCAGGTCATCGCCGAGGCCGACCGGCGGGGGCTGCACGCCGAGCGTGGCGCGAGGTCGATGCAGGTGTGGTTGCGGGAACTGCTCAACATCGACCACCGCGACGCCACAACCCGGGTGACGGTCGCCCGCAACGTCGAGGACCGGGCCTCGCTGTATGGCGAGACGATGCCCGCCGAGCTTCCCCAGACCGCCGCCGCCCTGTCCGAAGGCGCGATCAATCTTGAGCATGCGCGGGTGATCGTGGCGGGCATTCGCCGGCTGCCCGAGTACGCCCGTTGTCACCGGGTGGGGGAGGTCGAGGCGACCCTGGCCGGCTACGCCCGCCAGATGCCGCCGCGTGAACTGGAGACAATCGCCGAACGAATCAGGTATCTACTCGACCAGGACGGGGCCTACCACGACGAAGCCGACCAGCACGAGGCCCGGGAACTGCACTACGCGACCTCCCGTGACGGGATGACGGTCATCAAGGCCCGGCTGGACCGCGAGACCGGCGCGAAATTCGTTGCGCTCATCGAGCCGCTGGCCGCCCCGTGCCCGCAAACCGGCGGGGAGAAGGACCCTCGCAGCGCCGGGCAGCGCAACGCCGACGGCTTCGCCGCGCTGCTCGATCTGGCCACCGACTCCGACGGGATACCGCGTGCCGGTGGGCAACGGCCGCACCTGACGATCACCATCGACTTCGAAGACCTCAAACGCGGGCTGGGTTTCCCCGATGAGCAGGGCATGCCCGGCACGCTGAACACCGGGCGTGCCATCACCGCCGAGAACGCGCGGCGCATCGCCTGCGACAGCGAAGTACTGCCCATGGTTCTCAACGGAGACGGCCTGCCCCTGGACCTCGGCCGGGCCAGGCGAACCGCACCCGCGCACCTGCGCGCCGCGCTACTCCAACGCGACGGCAGCTGTTCCTTTCCCGGCTGCGACCGGCCGCCGGGGACCCCCGACGCGCATCACGTCGTGAGCTGGATCGACGGCGGCCCCACCGAACTGGCCAACATGACAATGCTATGCGGCCACCACCACCGCACCGTGCACAACCACCGATGGGAAATCCAGATGCGCGAGGGCAGACCCGTCTTCATCCCACCACCCACCGTGGACATCAACCGAAGACCACGACCAGGCGGCAAGGCACTGCCCGCCCAGCACCGCCAACACCTCCGGGACCTCATCCCCACCCAACGGGACCCGGCGGGCGAAACGCGCCGCTCGCGTCCCGAAGCGGCAGCCAGCTGA
- the abc-f gene encoding ribosomal protection-like ABC-F family protein, producing MSDAFISCSNLSFSWPDDTPVFQDLSFTTGGGRTGLVAPNGAGKSTLLKLIAGELRPSGGSVSVEGLVGYLPQSLPFIGELTVAEVLGIAPVIKALLAVESGDASEEHFATIGNDWDIEERTRAQLERLGLEDVTLTGRLHTLSGGQVVSLGLAAQLLKRPDVLLLDEPTNNLDLAARRKLHGVLEDWRGCLLLVSHDRALLDRMDRIAELDRGELRYYGGNFTDYEEAVRAEQQVAAKNVRTAEQEVKREKREMQQARERAARRAGNAARNISNAGLPKIVAGMMKRRAQESAGKSNETHAARVGAAKARLDEAGRALRDDEKIALELPGTSVPAGRTVFLGEGMRVRYGERDLFGEDGVNLTIRGPERIALTGPNGVGKSTLLRVINGDVELARGGTKRADGRVAYLSQRLDLLDLHRTVAENLAAFAPGMLGPQRMNLLARFLFRGSGAHLPVGVLSGGERLRATLLCVLFAEPAPQLLLLDEPTNNLDLVSVGQLESALNAYEGAFVVVSHDERFLRQIKVDRWLRLSDGQLRETAAPDPN from the coding sequence ATGTCCGATGCGTTCATCAGCTGTTCGAATCTCTCCTTCTCCTGGCCGGATGACACCCCGGTCTTCCAGGACCTGTCGTTCACCACGGGCGGCGGCCGCACGGGTCTCGTCGCACCGAACGGGGCCGGAAAGAGCACCCTGCTCAAGTTGATCGCCGGCGAATTGCGCCCCAGCGGCGGAAGCGTGTCCGTCGAGGGGCTGGTCGGCTATCTTCCGCAAAGCCTGCCCTTCATCGGCGAGCTGACCGTGGCCGAGGTCCTGGGGATCGCCCCGGTGATCAAGGCGCTGCTCGCCGTCGAGTCCGGAGACGCGAGCGAGGAGCATTTCGCCACGATCGGCAACGACTGGGACATCGAGGAGCGCACCCGGGCGCAGCTGGAGCGGCTCGGCCTCGAAGACGTCACCCTCACCGGCCGCCTGCACACTCTCAGCGGCGGTCAGGTCGTCTCCCTCGGACTGGCGGCGCAGCTGTTGAAGCGGCCTGACGTCCTGCTGCTCGACGAACCGACCAACAATCTCGACCTTGCGGCACGCCGCAAGCTCCACGGCGTGCTGGAGGACTGGAGGGGCTGCCTGCTGCTGGTCAGCCACGATCGGGCGTTGCTCGACCGCATGGACCGCATCGCCGAACTCGACCGGGGCGAGCTGCGGTACTACGGCGGGAACTTCACCGACTACGAGGAAGCCGTGCGGGCCGAGCAACAGGTCGCAGCGAAGAACGTGCGCACCGCCGAGCAAGAGGTCAAGCGGGAGAAGCGGGAGATGCAGCAGGCCCGCGAACGGGCGGCGCGGCGGGCAGGCAACGCCGCTCGCAACATCAGCAACGCCGGCTTGCCGAAGATTGTCGCCGGGATGATGAAGCGCCGCGCGCAGGAGTCTGCGGGCAAGTCGAACGAGACGCACGCCGCACGGGTCGGCGCGGCCAAGGCCCGCCTCGACGAGGCCGGACGCGCCCTGCGCGACGACGAGAAGATCGCGCTGGAACTGCCCGGGACAAGCGTCCCGGCCGGACGCACCGTCTTCCTCGGCGAGGGCATGCGGGTCCGCTACGGCGAGCGGGACCTGTTCGGCGAGGACGGCGTGAATCTGACGATCCGGGGACCTGAGCGGATCGCGCTGACCGGACCCAACGGCGTCGGCAAGTCCACGCTGCTGCGCGTGATCAACGGCGACGTGGAACTGGCGCGCGGCGGTACCAAACGCGCCGACGGCCGCGTCGCCTACCTGTCCCAACGGCTGGACTTGTTGGACCTGCACCGCACCGTGGCGGAGAATCTGGCGGCGTTCGCGCCCGGGATGCTGGGGCCCCAGCGGATGAATCTGCTCGCCCGCTTCTTGTTCCGGGGCTCCGGCGCGCACCTTCCGGTCGGGGTGCTCTCCGGCGGCGAGCGGTTGCGTGCCACCCTGCTCTGCGTTCTTTTCGCCGAACCGGCGCCCCAGCTGCTGCTGCTCGATGAACCGACCAACAACCTCGACCTGGTCAGCGTCGGGCAGTTGGAAAGCGCGCTCAACGCCTACGAAGGCGCGTTCGTGGTGGTCAGCCACGACGAGCGGTTCCTCCGGCAGATCAAGGTGGATCGCTGGCTGCGGCTCTCCGACGGACAGTTGCGGGAGACGGCGGCTCCCGACCCAAACTAG